One Synechococcus sp. Nb3U1 genomic window, GCTGTGGCTAGCAAAAACAAACCGACCTTGGCTAAAAAACAGTGACCAAGTGCTCAGAATTTCTGAGGCAATTGAGTCATCCTGATAGCGCACAATCCCTGTAAAATCAGCTTTTGCTTCCAACAAATGAGTGGGAACTTCCATGAAAGTGGCTGGGCGATCCATCAATTGAGCCATACCGAGATGATTCCCCACACTTATATCTCCATCTGAATCGAAAAACACCTCCGGCCAATGTCAAGCCTTTTGAATATCTAAAAACCATAGATGCGCAAAACAGATGAAAAATATTCAACAAAGACACTTCAGCTCCAAGACCCCGGCTCTGCCTCTAGGGCATGAGGAAAGTCAAGCCAAATAGCTTGGAGGTAGGCCCCGTTCAATGTTTGGTATGGGTACAACACCGACACAATATTACGAGATATTGATTTTGATTGAGTATAGAGCTCAAGAAGGACAAATCTCTTCCGCAAAAATACTGAAAGCTCCTGCACAAATGCCAAATATCCCCTAAAGCTGATCCAACTGGGACTGGCAGCGGCGCAACAACTGCCGACTTTCCTCGAAGCTGATTTGCTCTAGGGCTTCACCGAAAGAGCACCAACGGTAGTCCGCCACCTCTTCCGGTTGTAGACGAAGGGCGGGTGGGGGGGATTGGTGGGGGAGCAGGGCAACGTAGTAGGTGACGGTTTTGGCAATTAAGTTCCCCTGTTTGTCGATGAAATGATAAGTCTCCTGTAACGTTAGGGGGGTGG contains:
- a CDS encoding bis(5'-nucleosyl)-tetraphosphatase, with amino-acid sequence MLTDAAYGLIPVIPATPTQGSPYLYLLIQHQKGHWAFPKGHKDGPETDLEAAQRELQEETGLTNYQVLTLPHQSTPLTLQETYHFIDKQGNLIAKTVTYYVALLPHQSPPPALRLQPEEVADYRWCSFGEALEQISFEESRQLLRRCQSQLDQL